A single Ciona intestinalis chromosome 14, KH, whole genome shotgun sequence DNA region contains:
- the LOC101242987 gene encoding monothiol glutaredoxin-S6-like: MGGSGSTQLCQKTVAMVKNEIASNKIQMFSKTYCPYCKMAKDVLNEICVPYNVMEIENRDDGPEIQKVLKDITGSSSVPQVFINGQSIGGGTETKKLHENGKLLELINSQ, encoded by the coding sequence atgGGTGGTTCTGGCTCTACCCAGCTATGCCAGAAAACAGTGGCTatggttaaaaatgaaatagccagcaacaaaatacaaatgttttcGAAGACTTACTGTCCATATTGCAAAATGGCGAAAGACGTTTTAAATGAGATTTGTGTGCCATACAACGTGATGGAAATAGAAAATCGTGACGATGGCCCCGAaattcaaaaagttttaaaagatataACTGGCTCAAGTTCGGTTCCACAAGTATTTATCAACGGTCAAAGCATTGGAGGTGGTactgaaacaaaaaagttacacGAAAATGGAAAACTTTTAGAACTTATTAACTCTCAATAG
- the LOC100175914 gene encoding sulfide:quinone oxidoreductase, mitochondrial — translation MAQLQCIRNTIQASHKLARQTPFVFACRGNASYEVLVAGGGTGGISSGARLANKLGKGKVAIVEPADNHYYQPLWTLVGAGAKPMSSSQKSMKDVIPPKATWIKDSIQQFDPENNQVILGNGEKVSYKYLVVALGIKLQFDRIKGLPEAFDTPGVCSNYSAQTVGKTLEALQDFTEGNAIFTFPTPPLKCPGAPQKIMYLADEYLRKHGKRDKATVMFNSAGPSIFAVKKYAESLSKVVASKDIVTNFGLNLVEVKPETKEAIFQKVANPEELVTYKYEMLHVSPPMSPHEVVKTSGLADAAGFVEVNKETMQHVRYPNVFSLGDCSSVPTSKTAAAVASQNAILSKNLLSVMSGGQCTPLYDGYTSCPLITGYSKCILAEFDFDLAPLETFPLDQGKQRRSMYHMKADVMPAIYWDMMLKGRWSGPKQFRKAMHLGMSR, via the exons ATGGCACAGCTTCAATGTATCAGAAACACTATACAAGCAAGTCACAAACTTGCAAGACAAACCCCTTTCGTATTTGCATGCAGGGGTAATGCATCTTATGAAGTACTTGTAGCAGGTGGGGGTACAGGGGGGATTTCTAGTGGGGCACGACTGGCGAATAAACTTGGTAAAGGAAAAGTTGCAATCGTGGAACCTGCTGAT AACCACTACTACCAACCACTATGGACACTAGTGGGCGCTGGGGCGAAACCAATGTCAAGTTCACAAAAATCCATGAAAGATGTTATTCCACCGAAAGCTACTTGGATTAAAGACTCAATCCAACAGTTTGATCCAGAGAATAATCAAGTCATATTAGGAAATGGAGAAAAA gTATCATACAAATACTTGGTGGTAGCTTTGGGAATAAAACTACAGTTTGACAGG ATCAAAGGTCTTCCAGAGGCGTTTGACACACCTGGTGTATGCAGTAACTACTCTGCACAAACAGTAGGCAAGACATTAGAGGCTTTGCAAGATTTCACAGAAGGCAATGCTATCTTTACATTTCCTACCCCACCCTTAAAATGTCCAGGGGCACCCCAGAAAATAATGTACCTTGCCGATGAATATTTAAGAAAG CACGGAAAGCGTGACAAAGCTACAGTTATGTTCAACAGTGCTGGGCCTTCAATATTTGCTGTGAAGAAATATGCAGAATCTTTATCTAAG GTGGTGGCTTCAAAAGATATCGTCACAAACTTTGGTCTCAACCTTGTAGAAGTAAAACCTGAAACAAAGGAAGCGATCTTTCAAAAAGTTGCCAATCCAGAAGAACTTGTTACTTACAAa taTGAAATGCTACACGTGTCGCCTCCTATGTCACCCCATGAAGTTGTTAAAACCTCAGGACTGGCAGACGCTGCTGGTTTCGTAGAGGTAAATAAAGAGACCATGCAACACGTGAGGTATCCTAATGTATTCTCTTTGGGCGACTGCAGCAGTGTTCCTACTTCAAAAACAGCAGCCGCAGTTG cAAGCCAGAATGCAATTCTGTCAAAGAATCTGCTTAGTGTGATGTCTGGTGGTCAGTGCACTCCTTT ATATGATGGATACACATCATGTCCTCTTATAACCGGTTACAGCAAGTGTATACTGGCTGAGTTTGACTTTGATCTCGCCCCATTGGAAACCTTTCCCCTTGACCAGGGCAAGCAAAGGAGAAGCATGTACCACATGAAAGCTGATGTTATGCCAGCTATATATTGGGACATGATGCTAAA gGGCAGATGGAGTGGTCCGAAACAGTTTAGAAAAGCAATGCATCTTGGCATGTCCCGATAA
- the LOC101242784 gene encoding neuronal acetylcholine receptor subunit beta-3-like gives MKARYGAVKILFLTVILNWITYFSQAARGGKAATKVGVTAMSQQVSGASTDSAASQTYDPANPTLQQSFNISLARNVMQALKYKLMIKGGYDKSVRPVKNATHPVFVYVDFSYIQLLNMNEKDQVLKSLLRYRLFWVDEFLTWNPEEFDGIKSVRLPANSFWIPDVVCYEETGVMDYTPRIPYVEINNFGLVRFLQPVAYETTCSVNIAYFPFDQQTCTLTFTSWTFPTSSLDLMSKRSADQMQGDIPLYYVATGEWLLDRIAIVKVSQSFSTVLPADGDNSSSEMREEQFIFMNPQKKVAEVHPTRDKEHHWSDVRFTLTFRRNSSLYMQSMVFPAILLTTISLLGFYLPPDSGERIGLQITIMLTFMVFLLTVGGMFPASTGPYLGIYFVLCMTLLAINILMTVLVLHLHHMPCESKSIESEGKKIHRFKLTAIPSWIRLCLYMTRKHSDLSEFKLEDEIIQGASTTSSEKGDSPKSESPRSVDRELPLTVATLSHDNESFVHDYISVDRDKVRNRNKTAWKLGDSELKPVDINEESQNVDSNEPVQATNFNIDEPTTLPRKREIPLLNELNNALGSIHESMQVMSRYLSYHNKGLKENKLGEAMHDKWKSLARDVDLICLRVYVGLLVLFHMGIVIAVLASQNFNAQ, from the exons ATGAAAGCTCGATATGGTGCCGTGAAAATCTTGTTTCtaactgttattttaaattggatAACTTACTTTTCGCAAGCGGCAAGAGGCGGAAAAGCTGCGACGAAAGTTGGCGTTACCGCCATGAGCCAACAG GTCTCGGGCGCTTCCACAGATTCAGCCGCATCTCAAACTTATGACCCAGCGAACCCGACTTTGCAACAAAGTTTCAATATTTCTTTGGCGAGAAATGTTATGCAAGCTCTTAAGTATAAACTTATGATTAAAGGAG GCTACGACAAATCCGTACGACCAGTTAAAAACGCCACACACCCTGTGTTTGTGTATGTTGATTTCAGCTACATTCAG CTGCTAAACATGAATGAAAAGgaccaagttttaaaaagcttACTGAGGTATAGGCTGTTTTGGGTTGACGAATTCTTAACTTGGAACCCGGAAGAATTTGATGGAATTAAAAGCG TTCGTTTGCCGGCGAACAGTTTTTGGATTCCAGATGTTGTATGTTATGAGGAGACGGGCGTTATGGACTACACACCTCGTATTCCTTATGTCGAAATCAACAACTTTGGTCTTGTAAGATTTCTCCAACCTGTTGCATACGAAACAACATGCAGTGTTAACATTGCTTACTTTCCATTTGACCAGCAG aCATGCACGCTCACATTTACTTCTTGGACATTTCCTACATCGAGTTTGGATCTGATGTCCAAGCGATCAGCAGATCAGATGCAAGGCGATATCCCGCTGTATTACGTTGCGACTGGGGAATGGTTGCTGGATAGAATCGCTATTGTAAAAGTG TCGCAAAGTTTCTCCACCGTTCTCCCTGCAGATGGTGATAACTCGTCCAGCGAAATGCGGGAAGAACAATTCATTTTTATGAATCCTCAGAAAAAAGTTGCTGAAGTTCACCCAACTCGAGATAAGGAACATCACtg GTCCGATGTTCGATTCACTCTAACGTTTCGCAGAAATTCTTCCTTATACATGCAG AGCATGGTCTTCCCAGCTATTCTTCTCACAACGATTTCTCTTCTTGGTTTCTATCTTCCTCCAGACAGCGGGGAAAGGATCGGGCTTCAGATTACTATTATGCTCACGTTCATG GTATTTTTACTCACTGTCGGCGGTATGTTTCCTGCGTCAACTGGACCTTACTTGGGCATTTACTTCGTTCTGTGCATGACGTTGCTTGCAATTAATATTCTTATGACTGTACTGGTGCTACACCTGCATCATATGCCGTGTGAATCAAAATCTATAGAAAGCGAAGGAAAG AAAATTCACCGTTTCAAACTGACCGCCATACCAAGTTGGATTCGTCTGTGTCTTTACATGACACGAAAGCATTCTGATCTAAGTGAGTTCAAGTTGGAAGATGAGATCATTCAAGGCGCAAGCACT ACGTCGTCTGAAAAAGGTGACAGCCCAAAGAGCGAATCGCCAAGATCTGTCGATCGCGAGCTCCCTCTAACGGTGGCAACATTATCTCACGACAACGAGTCATTTGTGCACGATTACATCAGCGTCGATAGAGATAAAGTTAGAAATCGGAACAAGACGGCTTGGAAACTTGGCGATTCTGAACTGAAACCAGTTGATATTAACGAAGAGAGTCAAAACGTTGATTCTAATGAACCAGTACAAGCTACGAACTTTAACATAG ATGAACCGACGACTTTACCTAGAAAAAGAGAAATCCCTCTTCTTAATGAATTAAACAACGCATTGGGTTCCATACACGAAAGTATGCAAGTGATGTCTCGGTACCTCAGCTACCACAATAAAGGATTGAAAGAAAACAAGTTAGGAGAAGCAATGCACGACAAGTGGAAGTCGCTGGCCCGGGACGTTGACTTGATATGCTTGCGGGTATATGTGGGACTGTTGGTACTTTTCCACATGGGTATTGTAATAGCTGTTCTTGCAAGTCAAAACTTTAACGCGCAATGA
- the LOC100182950 gene encoding protein phosphatase 1 regulatory subunit 32, with the protein MYVHSRIGNIYLVATMVKLRTGPVTNHIKVSHGADTHVNKFYHTRYGTEFGWQNYKPRTGRHVGTGYSSNFRPQIYYTRSLDNFDNPVMGFLLTDNYETVTKRHFREAKDSDGKDELPSVVVNKQESGFIRERPLTVPTTTEVRKTFYDKRLYGGNSRPGLVPRHRALLHKIQPKDPVEQENNDHGPAYMRSETFSKFLGEPTAPLDVHYKDVGPNEDSGFTHNKNIEPITFREDDDHKNIVSGSLTDRPTGVSVTDTSFNPWFDANGREPLPSITQRSSHKTGFVREKSRELYSCKNPRKAFTGIREVPPLVAERIRKKDPAEYLNLLHPHNKKSVTFATYLGKQKMDQSEEELLNRDKMGDQELTGHCRNNDRYLETEDTDPQRYLTNYNLRHFDMNPEGKDREGWVMGGVQNAEENGYCRDFCVHSMGRVEDMTRKLQRLQPYVARSIKKRDTFFVDHTHQHKVTLDPPMPPNKAPLTIATLSG; encoded by the exons atgtatgtaCACAGTAGGATAGGCAATATATACCTTGTAGCTACAATGGTAAAACTACGTACTGGACCTGTTACCAACCATATAAAGGTGTCGCATGGCGCGGACACACACGTGAACAAGTTCTACCATACGAGGTATGGTACAGAATTCGGCTGGCAAAATTATAAGCCACGAACTGGTCGACATGTGGGTACCGGCTACTCGTCAAACTTTAGACCGCAGATATATTACACAAGGTCGTTAGATAACTTTGACAACCCAGTTATGGG ATTTCTGTTGACCGATAACTATGAAACGGTCACAAAAAGACATTTCCGGGAAGCAAAAGATTCCGATGGTAAAGACGAACTGCCTAGCGTTGTTGTGAATAAACAGGAAAGTGGATTCATACGAGAAAGACCTTTAACTGTACCAACCACGACCGAG GTTCGCAAAACGTTTTACGACAAACGGCTGTATGGTGGCAACAGCAGACCAGGTTTAGTGCCCAGACATCGAGCATTGCTGCATAAAATACAACCGAAAGATCCCGTTGAACAGGAAAATAATGACCAC GGCCCGGCCTATATGAGAAGTGAGACGTTTTCTAAGTTTTTAGGAGAGCCAACTGCCCCGC TTGATGTACATTACAAAGACGTGGGCCCAAACGAAGATAGTGGATTTACACACAACAAGAACATTGAACCAATTACTTTCCGTGAAGACGACGACCATAAGAATATAGTCTCG GGTTCCCTGACCGATAGACCCACAGGTGTAAGCGTGACAGACACAAGTTTTAATCCATGGTTTGACGCCAACGGTCGTGAACCGCTCCCTAGCATTACCCAGCGGTCGTCCCACAAGACCGGCTTTGTCCGCGAGAAATCAAGAGAGCTATACTCGTGCAA AAACCCACGTAAAGCGTTCACGGGAATACGAGAAGTTCCACCGCTTGTGGCTGAACGAATCAGGAAGAAAGATCCAGCTGAATATCTTAATCTACTTCACccacataataaaaaatccgTCACCTTTGCCACATATTTG GGGAAACAAAAAATGGACCAAAGCGAGGAAGAACTACTAAACCGAGATAAAATGGGCGACCAGGAACTTACCGGGCATTGTAGAAATAATGACCGCTACCTGGAAACTGAGGATACTGACCCACAACGTTATCTAACCAACTACAATCTAAG ACATTTCGACATGAATCCTGAAGGCAAAGACAGGGAAGGCTGGGTTATGGGTGGCGTGCAAAACGCTGAAGAAAACGGTTACTGTCGAGATTTCTGCGTTCATTCAATGGGACGAGTAGAAGACATGACACGAAAGTTACAGAGACTACAACCCTACGTTGCAAG GAGCATAAAGAAAAGAGACACCTTCTTTGTGGACCATACTCACCAACATAAAGTCACACTGGATCCACCGATGCCACCAAACAAAGCACCTCTTACAATTGCCACCTTATCTGGCTGA